In the genome of Piliocolobus tephrosceles isolate RC106 chromosome 20, ASM277652v3, whole genome shotgun sequence, the window GGGGCTGAGAAAATTCAGGGGACAATGAACCCTACGTGTGGGGCCTGACAGGGCCTGAGGAAACCCTCATCGGGCCCAGGAACCCCCAGTTCTGTATCCAGGACTGAAAAGGCCCCAGGTCACCTGACCCCTTTGTCCTGGCCTGATGAGGCCCCAGGCTGACCCTGACCCCTGTGTCCTGGGTTGACAGGGGCTCAGGTCACCTGAACCTCTGTCCAGGGCTGACAAGGCCCCAGGTCACCTGACCCCCTTGTCCTGGCCTGATGAGGCCCCAGGTTGACCCTGACCCTTGTGTCCTGGGTTGATGAGGCCCCAGGTGACCCTGACCCCTGTGTCCAGGGTGGACAAGGCCCCAGGTCACCTGACCCCCTTGTCCTGGGCTGATGAGGCCCCAAGTAATCCTGACCCCTGGGCCTGGGCTGACCCCGCCCCCGTCCCCGTCCCGATCCCTGTACCCAGCGTCCTGGGCTGACCTGGCTGGGCCCCCACTCACCTTTGGCGCTGCCCGTCCAGGCCGAGGCCGGTGGGCGCCTGCGTGGGGCTGAGCAGGCCCTGGGGCGCGGGGGTCCTGGCGGGCAGCCCGGGCAAGCCGGCGGGGGGCTCCGGCGGCGGCGGCACTGGCGGTTCGCGGGCCTCggcgggcggcggcgggggcTTCTCTCCGCCCGGGCCCAGGCTCGGGGGCCGCCCGTCCAGGGAGATGTTATTGAGGAAGAAGAGCGCGGCCTGGCGGCGCCGCGAGTCCCCGCGCCTCCGCAGCGCCTGCGGCGGGGCCCGAGCGGCCGAAGTCGGCGCAGCGGGAGGCGGGGGCCCAGCTGAGCCGGGAGCTGGGCCCGGGGCTCCCCCGGCCGCCGCCGCGGCCATCCTCAGACTGCGCCTGCTGCCGCGAAGCGCCCCGCCCCCTGCTCGCGCGCCCGCGCGCCCGCCCCCCATTGGCCGCGGCTCGCCCACATGCAAATATGTCTCCGTCGCGCTCGCCTATTGGTCAGCGATGTGCCGCGCTCGGGGCGCTCCCCTGGGTCCTAGAGACCATCGGGCGCAGCCGCAGGGAGTCGGGAGCTGCGCGCCTCCCCGCCGGTTCGAGTCCCCGTCTTGGGAGCTGCGGCCGCGGGGCTCCGGCCTTCTGTTCCCTTTGCTGTACAGCGGCTTTCGCGGTCAACCTTCATTGAACGTGCATTTTAAGGCTCCGGACCCAGGGCGGCGTGGGTGAGGCCCAGCACACTTCCCTGTCCGGAGGTGTGTCTGGGCGGCGCTTCAGCAGGCGCAGGGCGGCCCCTGAGGAGCCCCACCGCTTCCCGGAAGGGCCGGCGTTCCACCTGGCCTCCTTCATTGACAGAAGGGACCGAGGGTCTGAGTGGAGAAGGCACCTGCTTGTGATTGAAGCCAGGGCAGTCCTGCACTTCCTGCAGCAGCAAAGTGATCTTGAGCCTGCCTTGTGCCCAGGCCTTTTTCTGTCCCCGGGTGTCCCTGACTTCAGAACCTGCGAGCCGGCGCCGCCAGGATGCTCAGGGCCTGCCTCTGGAGCCCGGGAGCCTGTCTGCGGTCTGGAGGGGAACCCACTGTATCTTTGTGGAGGGACTCAGGGCCTTGCACCCACCTCTGTGCCACCTGCCTGCCCTGTCCAGCTTTCTTTCGTGGGTTTACTTATCTTAAAAGAGGGACAGTGATTTCAGACTCAGGGTATTGTCAGGATGAAACTGGCTCAGTGAGGGGATCGGGCTGTGGCTGGAGGCCAGACACATGCAGTGGTCAGCCCGCAAATGCACCGCAGTACCTCCACACCTGCCGGCATGCGCCCAGCCTCttctgtgctgggtgctggggacctGGTGGGACCGACAGGCACAGCGCTGGCCCTAGGAGCACCTGGTGTGTGGGGAGGCAGCATGATGGTCAAGACAGTGGGTGAGTGGGCAAGACAGGGTCTTCATCACCACCCCTAGCATGGGCCCCTGCCCTTCAGGCCCCTCCCCGCCTCCCACCCGCCCTGCTCCCTCCTGTGGGCCTTCACAGGCCACCACTGGGGCTCACGCAGCACGCAGCACCtctgcttcctttccttctgCCCTTCCAAGTTGGCCTCTGCCAGGCCTAGGGGAAGGTGGGCAGCTGTCCTGTCTGGGAGAACGTGGGGCTGGGTGGCACGGCGGAGGGGTGGCTGCGGATTGTGGATCCACAGAGTGGGCTGCTAACTGTATGTGCCTGGGGGCTCCTGGGAGCGGGGAGTGAGTGCGACCAACAGTGTAAGGtgctgaggctggggcaggcacaCAGTGGGCCCTCCATCCCTGCTGGCTGTCACCAGGAGGAAGGGCCTGACAGCAGAGGGTGGGCCATACACCAGCGGCTTGCAGAGAATCTGGTGTCAGATGAGAACAGAGAGGGGCAAGTGAGGGTGGAggtcaggaggcaggaggcagctgTCCACATTGGCTGCAGCGCCAGGCCCTGGCGATTGGCTGTGTAGTGGGGAGGGCTCCTAGCCAGTTCTTTGCTGGCGCTAAGCTGAACTTTGAGGGACCAGGaagaatgctgaggcaggaaaggggtCTCTTCCTGGGTCTGCTGAACCCCCTTGCTAGGCTCCTACTGCCAGgcttctcccctccccagggTGTCGATGGGGGGCCAGAAGCCAACCTGGCCTGCAGATGGTGTGTAGGGAACACACGGCTTTTGTTTCATGTGATTCTGGAGAAATTAAAGCAACCTTTAACACACCTGGGCTTCCCTCTTGGTAATTCAGTCCCTCTGGCCTCTCAGGCCAACAGGCAGACAAGCCACAGGCTGCAGGTGGGAGGCAGTGCCCCCGAGCCAGGCCTGCACCCCAGTGTGGTCCAGGCTTCACCCAGCCCAGTTGTTGGCCTGTGTCCTGCCATCCCTGTGACGCGTGGTTTTAAACGCCCAGCTCACCTTGGTGCTGTGGCCGCAGAGGGTCCTGCTGATGAGTTTCACTCCTGATTTTCCCTGGCTTTTACCCTGAACTCTGAGCAGGTGTCAAGCGCGGTGCTCTGTCTGGATGTCCCTGACTGCAGGCTTGGCCCTCGGGCTGACTTCCTAGTTTCCCCCTTGACCTGACACCCCTCTGTGGCCCCCACCTTTCCTTTGTGCCTGATCCTTGTCCAGTTTTCTAGAGTTGGGGTTTCAGCAAACTTCCCAGAACATTCTAGCTCCTTGCCTACTCGGCACACTCCTGTTCATCCCTCAGAACCCACATTCGGGTTGCAGGtgccacctgccttgacctcccggggACACCTGCTCTCCTCCCCGTCCCCCAACACTAGCCATGACTTGGTGCTATTGCTCCTTTGCCCACCACTCCCTGGTGCCCAGCAGTGCCCATTGTCTCTGCCCTGGAAAGGGCAATTCTCAAACTTCACATTTAGGAGAATTATCCCTGGGAGCTTCTTAAAACACAGACTCCAGGCCCATCTCCAAGGTCCTGGTTCAGTGGATCTGGGGTTGGGCCCAGGAATCTGTTTCTTAAGCTCTTCCCACGAAGCTGGGAGGGACTGATACCCGTCCTCCCTGGAGGAGCAGACAGCCCTGAGTGCTCCCGGTGGAGTCCTGGAGAGCTGCCCTGTGGCTACCAGGCCAGGGACTAGTGAGGAAGGGCAGGTGCACACGCCCGCTGCCGTTGCCAGGCACTTCCCTGAGGGCGCCCTGGTCCCTTCCCGCTGCAGACTGTGCAGAAGAGCTGGTTTCATTCTGCCCTCTCGCAAGGGGGTGACCTCCCAGTCCCTGGCACAGTCAGAGGTGTCCTGGGGCCCGGGCGGGTGGAGGCCCAGTTGAATTCGGCCCTGCCAGACACACGCACGATTCTTCAGGTGTTTATTCTCCATCACTCAGGGGACCCCGTCTGCAAGGGTGCTGCTGCCCAccacctccctccaccctcacTGCCAGACATCTGTTTGCCGGGAGCCCACGAGGGGGCGTCCAAGACTGTGCTCGGAGCTTGGTGCGCAGGGGTGGGGGTCGGAGTGGTCTGTTGCCTCCCAGAGCATGGGCACTGCGTGGGAAGGGCTGCAGTGCAcagcaggggtggggctgggctggagcCTGAGTGATCCTGCCTCCAGTCCCCACACCCCCCAGGGAGCAGGTGCTGGGCTGTGGGAGGGGCCACAGAGCATTTCCCAGGTGGGTGGAGACAGGGTGAATCGCCAGCCTGAGACCCCTCTTGGTCCTCCAGACCTTCTTGAAGTGGGCCAGGATGTGCCCACCACTGGCTGTGCGGGGCTGCCTGCTGGTTGGGTGGTGTGGCCTCTCCAGGCTGTGGTGGGCAGGCAGAGGGCCACCCTGGGCTCGCTGTGGGTTCAGTGCAGACTGGGTAGGTCTCCTTCCAGGGGTTGTGCGGGGCTGCCTGCTGGTTGTATGGTGTGCCCTCTCCAGGCCCTGGTGGGCAGGTGGAGGGCCGCCCTGGGCTTGCTGTGGACCCTGGTGCAGGCTGGCTAGGTCTCCTCCCAGGGGCTGCTGTCGGGGGAGGGACTGTCGTCCTTGGCGTCCCTTGGGCTCCCGGGGCCCTCAGTGGCTGTCagtttctttctccctctggaTTGCTTTTTGGAGGCTACGGGAAGTGGCTGGAGGTCAGGCTGGAGCTGCGTGCCTTCCTTTGAGGCAACACTGGCTCTCACCTAGGGCCTCCTGGGTCTCCTCTGGGCGTGGGGAGCTGGGTGCTTGGGGAAGTGGACTGGCCACCCTTGTTCCTACAGAAACCAGTGCCCAGAGCAGGAGGAGCCCGATCTGAGGGTGAACCCTGAGAATTGGGTGGAGGGTGGACACTCTCCCCATTGCGTAACCCCGAAGACGGCGCTGACCCCAGCGGCCCCCTTGCTACCTCGGAGGGAGCCAGGCCGTGGTGGCTGGCCTGAAACTGGCTGCGGGCCTCAGTGGTCctgccccagggctggggccgcAGGGGAGGGACGCCTGGTCCCCGAGACGGTCCGGGGATGGGGATCCTGCTGAGATGCTGGGCTCAGGCCGTCTCTGGGGCACAGTGAGCTCACAGAGGCTCCAAGGTAAATGGGTCACGTTTGGATCCTGACCCAGCTCCCAgacctgtgaccttgggcaagtgacctCTCCGCTCTCAGCCTCCATTTCTGCACCAGCCAAACAGTGAGGATCCCACCTGCTGGGCAGGGTCGTGAGGCTCACAGGCAGCCACAGCTGCACCCCCTCTCCCGGGGCGCCAGGCACGAGGACACTGGCTTTGGCACTGGGCTGTGCCCATGCTGGGAGGGACCTGCTCTCACTGACCACCATGTCTGTTTCTCAGGAACCCCTGCCAGTGTCCCTGGCCCCGGCTCAGCTAGGAGCACAAGGGGGTGCTGGCTCACAGACTGCACCCCCCGGGGCCATTTCCACCCACTCAGCAGGAAGTGCCTCGAATAAGGGCCGTGCTGGTCTCCACTGCCGCTCCGGGCAGACGCAGGCCACGGCCACCTGCCAGCAACAATGGCACATAGTGGCAGCACCACCCTGCCTGCTGCCTGTGGGCCCTGCCCGGACAAACACCAGGGCCGTATGATTAGGTGTTCAAAGTCTCTCATGGGCTCCTGGACCCCAGCTGGAGCTGCCATTGAGCCCAGAGCAGGAGGTGAAAAGTTGTCCCAATACCCTCGGACCAGGGCTGAGGCTCCTGCTGGCCTTACTGGGAGGAGCTGGGCCCAAGGACACTGCCCTTGGCAAACACTGGAGCCATCCGCAGTTCCCCAGGGGAGCAAATGTGCCCCATGTCCCTTGGAGCTGTGCCCTCTGTGCTGCCCCTATCTGCAGGTGGACAAGAGGGATCTGCTCCTCATGTCAGTGGCTTATCCTGTGCACCAGGACGCCCTTCCTCCCAGGACGATGGTGGGGACAATGACCATCCCCTGGCTCCTTCTCTCCCTGAAATCTCCTACAATCCCTAATGTCAGCCCCCTTACAGGCGAGGAGACTGGGGCTCAGATTTGGAAGGACCTGACACCAGGCTACACAGTCAGAGGCTACACAGGAAGGACTCACTCTGGCCGCCCCTGCCCTCCTCTGTGGGGTTCATTTGGGGAGGGTTGGGGTTCATTTTTGGCTCCATCATTCTGAGGCTACCATTCTCCAGGCAGCCAGGAGAGGAGGTGGCACTGAGGAGAGGTGAGTGCTGTGGCTACCCTCGCCCCGCCTCTCTGCACCTGCCCCATGCCGGCTGTACCTTTGTCCCCGGGCTCCGAGGCCTGCTTCCTCTTCCGTGGCAGACCCTGCCCGTGCTCCTGGGCGCAGATACACCCGGGCCCCTCCCCAGTCGTGCTCTGGTCCGCCTGGGGAGAAGGGGGTGTGGTCAGGAGGAGGAGCACCTCCCGGCCCGGCCCTGCGGAGTGTGTGGCCTGGACCCACCTCGCTGCCTGGGGTGTCTGTCTCATCCCGTTCCTTGGACTCTGGTCTCAGCACTTCAGCCTTGCTGGGCTCTGAAGGAAGCAGGGTGTAGGATCAGGCCAGGCTGGTGGCCCCGGGAGTCTCCCAAGCCTGCCAGACTAGGATGGGTGGAGACAActctgcagatggggaaactgaggcacagagggccAAGTGACCTGCCCCACACCTGCTGACAGGAGGCAGACTGGGGTTTGGGCTCAGGCCCAGTGTCCCCAGCAGCTGGGGTGCCCGCCCCTGGCTTGGATGCTGTGTGGTGGGTACTCACAGCCTGCTTGCCAACCCTAATTGCTAAGGTGCTTTCCCCCCTCACTGAGTGTGGTTAGAGAGGCTCCTGCCGGGCCCTCAGCTTCCTCCAGTGTCTGCAGGTGGAAGAGCCAAGCCCTGGAGCCTGGAGTTGCCCCGTCAGGTCGgcagggcagagctgggcctggagacaCCTCTTCCCGGTGGTCACTGGCCACCACCCTCTCCCCATGGGGAAAACACCTCCCAGCTGGACTCTGACCCCGGGTGCTCTCTGTACCTGAGTGGCCGTCCAGGTCAGGCAGCTGTGGGTGGGGAGGCAGCTGTGGGTGGGGAGGTGGCAGAGGCCTCCCTGTGTCTTCATCTCCTGTCCTGCCTGGAGAGGACAGGCTGAGCTGGGACCCTGGAAGTGGGCGTGAGGGGTCCTGGGGGGAGGCAAGCAGGTGGCTGGAGTTTATTTGGGAGACTTCCCTGCCCCCAACTTAGCCCTGGATGGCCGGTGGACCCCCTCTTGAGGCTGCAGCTGGTGGGGGGGCCCACCTTTCCCTTTCTAGTGTGGATGAGGCAGCCTTGCTTTCTCCCTTGGAACCAACTTGgtgggcagagggaagagagCAGCCCGAGGTCCGGCTGGAGGCTGGCCCGGGATGGGGGATGTGGAGGCTGAGGACAGGGTCTGAGCTAGGGCCGGGCTCCTTACCACAGGAGTGCGAGCCTCCTCCTGCTCTGGTGCTCTGGTCCCCTTGGTGCCATTGCTGAGTGCCTGGGGACTGCGAGTCAGGGGTCCAGACTCGGTGGGTGGCTCGGGGCTGGGAGTGTGGGCAGTGGCAGGGCTGAGTGATGCATGCTGGCCGGCTGGCTTGGGAGTGCCCTGGCCCCGGGCCCGGCCCCACTCCGAGAGGTCCAGGGGCTTGTCTGGGGCACAGTCCAGTGCTGCTGCAGCCTCCGTCCTCTGGGCGCGGCCTGGGCCTACAGGCTGTGTGTGCCGCCCTCCAGGCAGGCCTGCTGCTGCGGCCAGAGCTGCCCTGGCCCCCTCACTCTCAGGGCCCTCAGAGTCTGAGCCGGCTGGTGGGGAGGGCGGCATCTCCCCAGGTGTGAGCTGGCCCCTTGGCCTGACACTGCCTACCCTGGCCCGAGCCCGCAGCTGCTGCTGGGCCAGGAGCAGGTGCAGTGCCCCCTCCAGGCGAAGGTCCTGCATGCCCGCCAGGGCACTGGGCAGCCCCAGCAGTTCTATGGGCTCCTCCCAGGCCTCTGCTTCTCCGGCCTTCAGGTCCTGGAGCCGGGGGTCACGGGGGGCTGCAGCAGGGGCCAGGGGGCTGCTGCGGGGGCTCCGAAGGTGCAGGGAGAGGGGGCGGTTTAGGAGGCAGAGCCGGTCCACCTTCGGGGAGTGCTTCAGGGTCTCATGGGTCATGGCAGAGGGCCGGGAGGCCCGCAGGAAgctgtgaggcaggagaagcccAATGACCATGCTACGTTGAGCTGTGACCGTCCCAGTGAGCTCTGAGAGGGGAGATGACAGGCACCCACtccacaggtgaggaaactgaggtccagagaggtggAGCAAGCTGCATGGGTCCCATGGCAGGCAGTGGAGGGAGGGGAGGCTCAGCCCCCGGCCCTGGAGGCCATGCTGTGTGGACCCGGCCAGAGGTGGCCCGTGGTCTGGGCTCCAAGGCAGGGCCAGATGCCGAGGCCTCCGTGTCTTCTTGGTGGGGACATCAGTCCCCTGCTCCTCACCTGGAGGGTCCTAGCCACCTGCCCACCCTCCACACCCTACTTGTTCTCACACAATGTCCCCGTCCCCTGCCCCCAcaccccacacctggccactcCAGAGTTGTCCACCTGGGAACTTTGCTCCAGGCTGGGTGCCCAGAAAAAACCAAGCCAGAGAAGGTCAGGGGCTGGAGGGATAATCAGAGGGACTGCCCTGGTTCCAGGGGTGAGAGAGGAGCTTGTCTGAGGCTGTTCtggatgggggtggggcaggcgGGTACCTGTCCAGAGAGAGGCCGCGCTCATACGCTGGGCTGGGTGGGCTGCTCCTGGCGGGCAGTGGTGGCGGCGTCCCATTGGTGGGGCCACGGTCAGCAGGGCAAGCCTGGGACCCTGGCCGTACCACGGCGATGGTCCCGTGCAGCTGGTTGGAGATGCGCTGGGGGCTCTGTGAGGATGGGTGGGTCAGCCTGGGCAGGGCCATGTGTGGCCTCTGCTGTG includes:
- the RBBP8NL gene encoding RBBP8 N-terminal-like protein, with the translated sequence MESFMESVNRLKEIHEKEVLGLQNKLLELNSERCRDAQRIEELFAKNHQLREQQKTLKENLRVLENRLRAGLCDRCLVTQELARKRQQEFQSSHLQNLQHIFILTNEMNGLKEENETLKEEVKRLRGLGDRLKPLAKEGTSDPPSPLLLPSPGGWKAITEKPPGGHEEAEEDHQGAGLQGEEKPAGHRASPVAKISPGATLPESWAPDMSPQRISNQLHGTIAVVRPGSQACPADRGPTNGTPPPLPARSSPPSPAYERGLSLDSFLRASRPSAMTHETLKHSPKVDRLCLLNRPLSLHLRSPRSSPLAPAAAPRDPRLQDLKAGEAEAWEEPIELLGLPSALAGMQDLRLEGALHLLLAQQQLRARARVGSVRPRGQLTPGEMPPSPPAGSDSEGPESEGARAALAAAAGLPGGRHTQPVGPGRAQRTEAAAALDCAPDKPLDLSEWGRARGQGTPKPAGQHASLSPATAHTPSPEPPTESGPLTRSPQALSNGTKGTRAPEQEEARTPVDPSRPLPGSQLSLSSPGRTGDEDTGRPLPPPHPQLPPHPQLPDLDGHSEPSKAEVLRPESKERDETDTPGSEVLLLLTTPPSPQADQSTTGEGPGCICAQEHGQGLPRKRKQASEPGDKASKKQSRGRKKLTATEGPGSPRDAKDDSPSPDSSPWEET